A DNA window from Vibrio cidicii contains the following coding sequences:
- the cysZ gene encoding sulfate transporter CysZ, with product MNTEYNQRSGFGYFFYGLELAFAPRIRRFIILPLLANLLLVGGALYYLFSHLNGWIDNWVGQLPEFLSWLSYVLWPLLALTIIATFSYFFSTLANFIAAPFNGLLAEKVEEALTGQKVNDEGITAVLKDVPRALAREWRKLLYVLPKVIGLFILLLIPALGQTLGPVLWFIFTAWMLAIQYCDYPFDNHKVPFNDMRNTLKQNQTKAYTFGAVVSIFTSIPILNLFVMPIAVCGATAMWVNEFKR from the coding sequence ATGAATACTGAGTATAATCAACGCAGTGGGTTTGGCTATTTTTTCTACGGCCTCGAGCTGGCCTTTGCTCCACGTATCCGACGCTTCATTATTTTGCCACTGCTAGCGAATCTGCTGCTGGTTGGCGGTGCGCTTTACTATCTCTTCTCACACCTAAATGGTTGGATTGACAACTGGGTTGGTCAACTGCCCGAGTTTTTGTCTTGGCTAAGTTACGTGTTGTGGCCTTTATTGGCGCTTACCATCATTGCAACGTTTTCCTATTTCTTTAGCACCTTAGCGAATTTTATCGCCGCACCATTTAATGGTTTATTGGCCGAAAAGGTGGAGGAGGCACTCACAGGTCAAAAGGTTAATGACGAGGGTATAACGGCGGTGCTCAAAGACGTTCCTCGCGCACTCGCCCGTGAGTGGCGTAAGCTTCTTTATGTTCTACCGAAAGTGATTGGTTTATTTATCCTGCTGCTGATCCCTGCACTCGGGCAAACGCTCGGCCCAGTGCTATGGTTTATCTTCACAGCTTGGATGCTTGCCATTCAATATTGTGACTATCCGTTTGATAATCACAAAGTGCCTTTCAACGACATGAGAAACACTTTGAAACAAAATCAAACCAAAGCCTACACCTTTGGTGCGGTGGTTTCGATATTCACTTCTATCCCGATTTTGAACCTCTTCGTCATGCCCATAGCTGTATGCGGCGCAACGGCCATGTGGGTGAATGAGTTTAAGCGTTGA
- the zipA gene encoding cell division protein ZipA: protein MQELRFVLIVVGALAIAALLFHGLWTSKKEGKAKFGDKPLSKLDLSENDTQESTLSVAPEDDFEIIRKERKEPAFEENMPFSPDPLIGDPLIDDLDNQDRRFAEPAQAVRNDDVEITPSFSASETTEPVEDELVLPSEQVELKQNNILGSEAQTEAEPEMEVIVLNVHCAGEDPFVGTRLFDSMQQNGLIYGEMDIFHRHADLSGNGKVLFSVANMMHPGTLKHDDPATFTTKGISFFMTLPCYGDAEQNFKLMLKTAQQIADDLGANVLDDRRNLITPDRLAAYRRQIVEFKTTKS, encoded by the coding sequence ATGCAGGAATTGCGATTCGTACTCATTGTTGTCGGTGCTCTGGCAATTGCAGCGTTGCTGTTTCACGGATTATGGACAAGTAAGAAAGAAGGAAAAGCCAAGTTCGGTGATAAGCCACTCAGTAAACTGGATTTGAGTGAAAACGATACGCAGGAAAGTACACTGAGCGTTGCGCCTGAAGATGATTTTGAAATTATTCGCAAAGAGCGTAAAGAACCTGCGTTTGAAGAGAACATGCCTTTCTCACCAGATCCTTTAATTGGCGACCCATTGATCGACGATTTAGACAATCAAGATAGAAGATTCGCTGAGCCTGCCCAAGCTGTCAGAAATGATGATGTTGAGATTACGCCAAGTTTTTCTGCATCGGAAACCACTGAACCTGTTGAAGATGAGTTGGTTTTGCCCTCAGAACAAGTTGAGCTCAAACAGAACAACATCCTTGGAAGTGAAGCCCAGACAGAAGCTGAACCTGAGATGGAAGTGATTGTTTTAAATGTTCACTGTGCAGGAGAGGATCCGTTTGTTGGTACTCGACTGTTTGACAGCATGCAGCAAAACGGGCTGATTTACGGTGAAATGGACATTTTCCATCGCCATGCAGATTTATCAGGGAACGGTAAAGTGCTCTTTAGTGTTGCCAATATGATGCACCCAGGCACGTTAAAACACGATGATCCGGCGACTTTTACCACTAAAGGCATCTCCTTTTTCATGACGCTGCCTTGCTATGGTGATGCCGAGCAGAATTTCAAGCTGATGCTGAAAACTGCCCAGCAGATTGCTGACGACTTGGGGGCAAATGTGCTTGATGACCGTCGCAACCTGATAACGCCCGACAGATTGGCCGCGTACAGACGCCAAATTGTTGAGTTTAAGACCACAAAGTCTTAA
- the ligA gene encoding NAD-dependent DNA ligase LigA: MSESILNRLEELKQQLHYHAFRYYVEDNPEIPDAEYDRMMRELIDIETAHPDLVTLDSPSRRVGGMPLESFDQVTHEIPMLSLDNAFSDEELAAFHKRAQDRLAGSSIDVFCCEPKLDGLAVSLLYENGILVQAATRGDGTTGENITENVRTISSVPLKLNGQGWPVRLEVRGEVFMPKAGFEQLNEKARKKGEKVFVNPRNAAAGSLRQLDSRITASRPLAFYAYSVGVVEGAMLSSSHHQRFLQLKQWGLPMCPQTKKVSGLEEVRAYYADILAHRDVLPYEIDGVVIKIDDIAVQEQLGFVARAPRWAIAYKFPAQEEITLLNDVEFQVGRTGAITPVAKLEPIFVGGVTVSNATLHNADEIARLGVMIGDSVVIRRAGDVIPQVVSVVRDRRTGSELPIEFPTNCPVCHSHVERVEGEAVARCTGGLVCQAQRKEALKHFVSRKALDVDGLGEKVIEQLVDREMVETPADLFRLSAGVLTVLDRMGPKSAQNVVNALNKAKHTTLPRFLYSLGIREVGEATAANLARHFKTLDKLQVATHDELVEVQDIGEVVASHITAFFSEEKNQAVVQDLLAQGIHWPDIVEPNVQTQQPLAGKIVVLTGTLTQLNRDEAKAALESLGAKVTGSVSKKTDILFAGEAAGSKLVKAQELGVEIRSEQDLLALL; encoded by the coding sequence ATGTCTGAATCGATATTGAATAGACTAGAAGAACTCAAACAACAGCTCCATTACCATGCGTTTCGCTATTATGTCGAAGATAATCCGGAAATTCCCGACGCAGAATATGACCGAATGATGCGCGAGTTGATTGATATTGAAACTGCTCATCCCGATTTAGTGACCCTAGATTCACCAAGCCGCCGAGTTGGTGGTATGCCGCTTGAGAGCTTTGATCAAGTTACACATGAAATCCCAATGTTGTCTCTAGACAACGCGTTTAGTGATGAAGAGCTAGCTGCTTTCCACAAACGCGCGCAGGACAGATTAGCAGGTTCGTCGATTGACGTGTTTTGCTGCGAGCCGAAATTGGACGGTTTAGCCGTGAGTCTGCTCTATGAAAATGGCATCTTAGTTCAGGCTGCGACTCGCGGGGACGGAACAACAGGGGAGAACATCACTGAAAATGTTCGAACTATCTCATCTGTGCCATTAAAACTGAATGGTCAAGGCTGGCCGGTTCGCCTTGAAGTTCGCGGTGAGGTGTTTATGCCGAAAGCCGGTTTTGAGCAGCTTAACGAGAAAGCGCGTAAAAAAGGCGAGAAGGTGTTCGTTAACCCGCGCAATGCAGCAGCGGGCAGTTTGCGTCAACTGGATTCACGCATCACCGCATCACGTCCGTTGGCTTTCTATGCCTACAGTGTTGGTGTGGTCGAAGGCGCAATGCTCTCTTCTAGCCACCATCAACGCTTTCTTCAGTTAAAGCAGTGGGGGTTACCAATGTGCCCTCAAACCAAAAAAGTGTCAGGGCTTGAAGAAGTGCGTGCCTACTACGCTGATATTCTTGCTCATCGCGACGTCCTGCCTTACGAGATAGACGGTGTGGTGATCAAAATAGACGATATTGCGGTTCAAGAACAACTCGGGTTTGTGGCGCGTGCACCACGTTGGGCGATTGCCTACAAGTTTCCTGCGCAAGAAGAGATCACTCTCTTAAATGATGTCGAGTTTCAGGTTGGTCGTACAGGTGCTATTACACCCGTTGCAAAGCTAGAACCTATTTTTGTCGGCGGCGTTACGGTGAGTAACGCCACCTTGCACAATGCCGATGAGATAGCACGTCTTGGTGTGATGATTGGTGATAGTGTGGTGATTCGCCGCGCTGGTGACGTTATCCCGCAGGTTGTTTCTGTCGTTCGTGATCGCCGCACGGGCAGTGAACTGCCAATCGAGTTTCCTACAAACTGCCCAGTCTGCCATTCTCATGTTGAGAGAGTGGAAGGGGAGGCTGTCGCCCGATGTACAGGGGGGCTAGTCTGTCAGGCACAGCGTAAAGAAGCGCTGAAACATTTTGTCTCCCGTAAGGCTCTGGATGTGGATGGGTTAGGCGAAAAAGTGATTGAACAACTGGTCGACAGAGAAATGGTCGAGACGCCAGCCGATCTCTTCCGTTTGTCGGCGGGGGTACTGACGGTGTTAGATCGTATGGGACCTAAATCGGCACAAAATGTGGTGAACGCTCTGAATAAAGCGAAGCACACCACGTTACCACGCTTTCTCTACTCACTCGGTATCCGAGAAGTCGGAGAGGCGACGGCTGCGAACCTTGCTCGACATTTTAAAACGCTGGACAAGTTGCAAGTTGCGACCCATGACGAGCTGGTTGAGGTGCAAGATATTGGCGAGGTCGTTGCGAGCCATATTACGGCATTTTTCTCGGAAGAAAAGAACCAAGCGGTGGTGCAAGATCTGCTTGCTCAGGGGATACATTGGCCTGACATTGTCGAGCCGAATGTTCAAACACAGCAGCCTTTGGCTGGGAAAATAGTTGTTTTAACCGGAACGCTGACTCAACTTAACCGTGATGAAGCTAAAGCGGCACTTGAATCTCTAGGTGCCAAAGTGACAGGAAGTGTTTCCAAAAAAACAGACATACTGTTTGCCGGGGAAGCGGCAGGCTCCAAGTTAGTTAAAGCGCAAGAGCTTGGGGTTGAGATAAGAAGCGAACAAGATCTCCTCGCTCTGCTATAA